One Salvia splendens isolate huo1 chromosome 22, SspV2, whole genome shotgun sequence DNA segment encodes these proteins:
- the LOC121787279 gene encoding vacuolar protein sorting-associated protein 54, chloroplastic-like codes for MDSSPSQSPGRSTESPHGSSRRASGYATTSSLAKSVSDAGSQSFSSILNNPNPSSSLIGWWSSSTAVPVPEFVPLPPPPKLGSELTRSDFLPYINAVSESHSHFVEILRQHDRDHEGQGGLFGGGSAGEALVACLREVPALYFKEDFQLEDGATFRAACPFRTISENVALQERLSQYLDVVELHLVKEISMRSSSFFEAQVQLEDLNSKILQGCERVRELKETIRLLDSDLVGSARKVQELSGKRGDMIALQSKLRLMLSVNQAVSTLQLLVASADCLGALDIIDDLQHILEGDELIGLHCFRHLREHVTASVESVNSILSAEFIRASMRGADSMDVSVVTTITSTGKYEEVKLEEDRSSHFQDQLLPLVIGLLRTGKLPAVLRIYRDTLASDIKTSVKVTVLNMHLESDSISGEGIGDNDGGGSSLGSKLKSLSPDSFVKLLQEIFKIVQTHLLRASEVKRAIEWIMGNLNGHYAADSVAAAIAHGASSPETAQETDGQAISLSQQSSQNTSRTTSAHGRGYEAGNPNLSRSFRADILRENAEALFAACDAAHGRWAKIVGIRSQIHPKLKLQEFLGVYNISQEFISSTEKIGGRLGYSIRGTLQSQAKSFIEFQHESRMSKMRALLDQENWSEIDVPDEFQSIVNSLCSSESVISGESGGASDDTAVTSSEVVSSSDGPSESDVVPLNSSQSVERPDSNGKYVDNNSNTDPLRSSVLTENSSADVSTSSNGNNASTKERVKSSMRMLYFKGVAYHMVNCGLYLVKMMSEYVDMNSFLPTLSAEVVHRVAELLKLFNSRTAHLVLGANALQVSGLRSITARHLAMASQVISFTYAIIPEIRRILLLKVPETYKVLLQSEIDRVAADYKNHRDEIYSKLVQIMRERLLFHLRSLPQIVEGWNRSEGTELQPSQFSQSLTKEVAYLLRTLTKHLHEEDVQAIFGQVVTILHSQIADAFSKLEISTPQAKRSLRCEIEHLLGCIRSLPSDNLSKSTPPNWGPLDEFLAQQIGSEAGE; via the exons ATGGATTCATCGCCTTCCCAATCGCCGGGAAGGTCGACAGAATCGCCTCATGGAAGCTCTAGAAGAGCGTCTGGGTACGCCACGACCTCGTCATTGGCTAAATCAGTCTCCGATGCCGGCAGCCAGAGCTTCTCCTCCATCCTCAACAACCCTAACCCTTCCTCCTCCCTCATCGGCTGGTGGTCCTCCTCCACCGCCGTCCCCGTTCCGGAATTCGTTCCGTTGCCGCCCCCGCCGAAGCTCGGATCTGAGCTTACGCGATCGGATTTCCTGCCCTACATCAACGCCGTGTCGGAATCGCATTCTCACTTTGTGGAGATTCTCCGGCAGCACGATCGGGATCACGAGGGGCAGGGTGGTCTTTTTGGCGGGGGCTCGGCGGGGGAGGCGCTGGTGGCGTGCTTGAGGGAGGTTCCGGCGTTGTATTTCAAGGAGGATTTCCAATTGGAGGATGGAGCCACGTTTAGGGCTGCGTGCCCCTTCCGGACGATCTCGGAGAATGTGGCGTTGCAGGAGAGGTTGTCGCAGTATTTGGATGTGGTGGAGCTGCATTTGGTGAAGGAGATTTCAATGCGGTCAAGCTCGTTCTTTGAGGCTCAGGTGCAGTTGGAGGATTTGAATTCGAAGATTCTACAAGGGTGCGAGAGGGTCAGGGAGTTGAAAGAGACCATTAGGCTTTTGGATTCTGACTTGGTTGGCTCCGCTAGGAAGGTGCAGGAGCTGAGCGGTAAGCGAGGGGATATGATCGCTTTGCAGAGTAAGCTGAGACTCATGCTTTCAGTCAATCAGGCAGTCTCCACTCTTCAGTTG CTTGTTGCATCTGCAGATTGTCTTGGAGCTCTAGATATTATTGATGACCTGCAGCATATATTG GAAGGAGACGAGTTGATTGGTCTACATTGCTTTCGCCATCTTCGTGAACATGTAACAGCTTCAGTGGAGTCAGTTAACAG CATTCTTTCAGCAGAATTTATCCGTGCATCTATGCGTGGTGCTGATAGTATGGATGTATCAGTAGTGACTACCATAACCTCCACTGGAAAATATGAAGAA GTTAAATTGGAGGAAGATAGATCTTCACATTTTCAAGATCAGCTTCTCCCTCTTGTCATTGGATTACTTAGAACA GGCAAATTACCGGCCGTCTTGCGAATATACAGAGATACACTGGCTTCTGATATAAAGACTTCTGTCAAAGTGACAGTTTTGAATATGCATCTAGAGTCGGATTCCATCTCTGGAGAGGGGATTGGGGATAATGATG GTGGGGGTTCATCACTAGGAAGTAAATTGAAAAGTCTGTCACCTGATAGCTTTGTGAAGCTCTTGCAGGAGATTTTCAAGATAGTGCAG ACACACTTATTGCGGGCTTCTGAAGTCAAAAGAGCAATTGAATGGATCATGGGCAATCTCAATGGCCACTATGCTGCCGACTCAGTTGCTGCTGCTATTGCACATGGTGCATCGTCTCCAGAAACAGCTCAAGAAACTGATGGTCAGGCTATTTCCCTTTCACAACAATCTTCGCAAAATACCAGCAGAACCACATCCGCTCATGGGAGAGGTTATGAAGCGGGAAATCCTAATCTTTCGAGAAGTTTCCG AGCTGATATCTTGAGAGAGAATGCGGAGGCTCTATTTGCTGCTTGCGATGCTGCTCATGGAAGATGGGCgaaaattgttggaatccgctCTCAAATTCATCCAAAACTTAAATTGCAAGAATTTCTTGGTGTTTATAATATCAGCCAGGAATTTATAAGTTCAACAGAGAAG ATTGGTGGAAGGTTGGGGTATAGCATTCGTGGAACACTTCAATCACAAGCTAAATCCTTCATTGAGTTCCAGCATGAATCTCGA ATGTCTAAGATGAGGGCTCTCCTTGACCAAGAAAATTGGTCTGAGATAGATGTACCAGATGAGTTTCAGAGCATTGTCAATTCACTGTGTTCTTCAGAATCTGTGATTTCTGGAGAGAGTGGTGGTGCTTCTGATGATACTGCAGTTACCTCTAGTGAAGTGGTATCAAGCAGTGATGGTCCTTCCGAGTCAGATGTTGTTCCATTGAACTCATCCCAGAGCGTTGAGCGTCCAGATTCTAATGGCAAATATGTTGATAATAACTCAAATACTGATCCATTAAGGTCAAGTGTGCTAACTGAGAACAGCAGTGCTGATGTCAGTACTTCATCTAATGGAAACAATGCCAGCACCAAAGAACGGGTTAAATCTTCCATGCGGATGCTTTATTTTAAAGGTGTTGCATATCACATGGTGAATTG TGGCCTGTATTTGGTGAAGATGATGTCAGAGTATGTAGATATGAATAGTTTTTTGCCCACATTATCTGCGGAAGTAGTTCATCGTGTTGCTGAGCTCTTGAAATTATTCAATTCAAGGACTGCTCATCTTGTTCTTGGCGCGAATGCCTTACAG GTGTCTGGTTTGAGATCAATTACAGCTAGGCATCTGGCTATGGCAAGCCAGGTGATAAGTTTCACGTATGCCATCATACCTG AAATTAGGAGAATTCTCTTACTCAAAGTGCCAGAGACTTATAAAGTGTTATTGCAGTCAGAGATCGACCGAGTAGCAGCT GATTACAAAAATCACCGTGATGAAATTTATTCAAAGCTGGTTCAGATAATGAGAGAGAGATTGTTGTTTCATCTACGTAGCTTGCCACAAATTGTTGAGGGTTGGAATAGATCCGAGGGTACAGAGTTACAGCCTAGCCAATTTTCTCAGTCTCTTACCAAG GAAGTTGCATATCTTCTACGTACATTAACTAAACACCTGCACGAAGAGGATGTCCAAGCTATTTTTGG GCAAGTGGTCACTATTCTGCACTCCCAAATTGCTGATGCATTTTCGAAGTTAGAGATAAGCACACCACAAGCAAAACGAAG TCTTCGCTGCGAAATCGAGCATCTCCTTGGATGCATCAGGTCATTACCTTCTGATAATTTGAGTAAATCTACTCCGCCAAATTGGGGGCCACTTGATGAATTCCTGGCGCAACAAATTGGCTCGGAAGCTGGTGAATAG
- the LOC121787681 gene encoding vacuolar protein sorting-associated protein 2 homolog 2-like: MNLNIFKKKTSPKDALRTSKREMAVATRGIEREIASLQMEERRLVAEIKKTAKTGNEAATKILARQLVRLRQQITNLQGSRAQIRGVATHTQALYASTSISTGMKGATKAMSAMNNQMQPVKQTKMIREFQQQAAQLDMTIEMMSDAIDETLDKDEAEEETEELTNQVLDEIGVDIASQLSSAPKGRIASKKVENAAPSASVSTDVEDLEKRLASLRRI; encoded by the exons ATGAATCTCAACATCTTCAAGAAGAAAACTTCGCCTAAAG ATGCGCTTCGAACAAGTAAAAGAGAAATGGCGGTTGCCACAAGAG GCATTGAACGTGAAATCGCGTCTTTACAAATGGAG GAGAGGAGATTAGTGGCAGAGATCAAGAAAACTGCCAAAACAGGAAATGAG GCTGCAACTAAAATCTTAGCTCGCCAATTAGTTCGCCTTCGGCAGCAAATCACAAACTTGCAGGGGAGCCGTGCCCAGATTAGAGGCGTGGCAACTCATACACAG GCTTTGTATGCTAGTACTTCAATTTCTACTGGCATGAAAGGAGCAACCAAAGCTATGTCTGCTATGAACAAC CAAATGCAACCTgtaaaacaaactaaaatgatCAGAGAATTCCAGCAGCAGGCAGCGCAGCTGGACATGACG ATTGAAATGATGTCTGATGCAATTGACGAGACACTAGACAAAGATGAGGCTGAAGAAGAAACTGAAGAACTTACTAACCAG GTCCTTGATGAGATCGGTGTTGACATTGCTTCACAG CTATCTTCAGCTCCAAAGGGGCGAATTGCATCAAAGAAAGTCGAGAACGCTGCCCCTAG TGCTTCTGTGTCGACTGATGTCGAGGACCTCGAGAAAAGGCTGGCATCGCTTCGACGAATATAA
- the LOC121787682 gene encoding protein LOL2-like isoform X1, producing the protein MSGIYDMQSQVVCSGCRTFLLYPSGATNVCCAICNVVNSVPPPGMEMAQLICGGCRTLLMHARGATSVRCSCCHTVNLVPAVSPPSNVAHVNCGNCHTMLMYHAGAPSVKCAICHFITTVNMGDTSVPVPVNIPAGNSNSAPAHSTSTVTTADSHNQTVVVQNPMTLDESGNLVTNVVVGITT; encoded by the exons ATGAGCGGCATTTATG ATATGCAGAGCCAAGTGGTGTGTAGTGGGTGTAGAACCTTCCTTCTTTACCCTAGCGGAGCTACAAACGTTTGCTGTGCGATTTGCAATGTGGTCAATTCTGTGCCACCACCTG GGATGGAAATGGCTCAGCTGATATGTGGAGGTTGCCGCACCTTGCTTATGCATGCTCGTGGAGCAACCAGTGTTAGGTGTTCCTGCTGTCACACTGTAAATCTTGTGCCAG CTGTCTCACCTCCTAGTAATGTTGCTCATGTGAACTGTGGAAATTGCCATACAATGCTGATGTATCATGCTGGAGCACCATCAGTAAAATGTGCTATTTGTCACTTCATCACCACTGTTAAT ATGGGCGACACGAGTGTTCCCGTTCCTGTAAATATACCTGCAGGGAATTCCAATTCTGCACCAGCACACTCTACCTCTACA GTGACAACAGCCGATTCTCATAATCAAACGGTAGTGGTGCAGAACCCCATGACCCTCGATGAAAGCGGCAACTTG GTGACCAATGTCGTCGTTGGCATCACAACATAA
- the LOC121787682 gene encoding protein LSD1-like isoform X2, with product MQSQVVCSGCRTFLLYPSGATNVCCAICNVVNSVPPPGMEMAQLICGGCRTLLMHARGATSVRCSCCHTVNLVPAVSPPSNVAHVNCGNCHTMLMYHAGAPSVKCAICHFITTVNMGDTSVPVPVNIPAGNSNSAPAHSTSTVTTADSHNQTVVVQNPMTLDESGNLVTNVVVGITT from the exons ATGCAGAGCCAAGTGGTGTGTAGTGGGTGTAGAACCTTCCTTCTTTACCCTAGCGGAGCTACAAACGTTTGCTGTGCGATTTGCAATGTGGTCAATTCTGTGCCACCACCTG GGATGGAAATGGCTCAGCTGATATGTGGAGGTTGCCGCACCTTGCTTATGCATGCTCGTGGAGCAACCAGTGTTAGGTGTTCCTGCTGTCACACTGTAAATCTTGTGCCAG CTGTCTCACCTCCTAGTAATGTTGCTCATGTGAACTGTGGAAATTGCCATACAATGCTGATGTATCATGCTGGAGCACCATCAGTAAAATGTGCTATTTGTCACTTCATCACCACTGTTAAT ATGGGCGACACGAGTGTTCCCGTTCCTGTAAATATACCTGCAGGGAATTCCAATTCTGCACCAGCACACTCTACCTCTACA GTGACAACAGCCGATTCTCATAATCAAACGGTAGTGGTGCAGAACCCCATGACCCTCGATGAAAGCGGCAACTTG GTGACCAATGTCGTCGTTGGCATCACAACATAA